In the genome of Bradyrhizobium arachidis, one region contains:
- a CDS encoding CapA family protein, translated as MESHSHKNRSVADQDNGYDAIASTETNVADGFTMVAVGDLIATRPLTKYQGAGFAAVVKILQNADVTFGNMETNIFDIRSFKGSPEAEYGGAYHVSLPELGPDLRAMGFNILGRANNHALDWGLEGMRETSQALDQSGIVHAGAGESLAQAGAARFLETPRGRVSLVSFASTFTPLSRAADPAGEAPGRAGVNTLRLAKTTIVLPEMLESLRRIRNALPGVKSHREDPNRVVLSGVTYNTGDTISYSYEADPRDFAKIVRNVRQGKQFSDFCIVTNHGHQPGNWCQEPPDYEQSLAQGLIDAGADAYVGHGPHQLRAIEIYKSRPILYGLGNFIIDDLRTPVGADMYAAYDKDPRTDTDAEVTASEMTRGYETDPGFSDPVFYESIVAASRFEQNQLVELRLYPIELDRSKRLANRGVPRRAHGPQAIAILERLQKLSKPFGTQIAIVDDVGLITVRASSPP; from the coding sequence ATGGAATCCCATTCACACAAGAACCGGTCTGTGGCCGACCAGGATAATGGTTACGACGCTATCGCTTCAACTGAGACGAACGTCGCGGATGGATTCACGATGGTAGCAGTGGGCGACCTGATCGCCACAAGACCGCTAACCAAATATCAGGGAGCAGGTTTCGCCGCCGTCGTCAAAATTCTCCAGAATGCCGATGTCACATTCGGCAACATGGAAACCAACATCTTTGATATTCGATCGTTCAAGGGTAGCCCTGAGGCTGAGTATGGCGGTGCGTATCACGTCAGCCTGCCGGAGCTCGGCCCCGATTTAAGGGCGATGGGATTCAACATCCTAGGTCGCGCGAACAATCATGCCCTTGACTGGGGCCTTGAAGGAATGCGCGAGACGAGCCAGGCGCTCGATCAGAGCGGGATCGTGCATGCGGGGGCAGGCGAGAGTCTCGCGCAGGCAGGCGCTGCTCGCTTTCTGGAGACGCCACGCGGTCGCGTCTCGCTGGTATCGTTTGCGTCGACCTTCACGCCGTTATCTCGCGCCGCCGATCCGGCGGGCGAGGCTCCGGGCAGAGCGGGCGTAAACACACTCCGGTTGGCGAAGACCACCATTGTTTTGCCCGAGATGCTCGAGAGCTTGAGGCGGATACGCAACGCGTTGCCAGGCGTCAAGTCCCATCGTGAGGATCCGAATAGGGTGGTGCTCTCTGGAGTGACATATAATACAGGCGACACGATCAGCTACAGCTACGAAGCCGATCCGCGCGATTTTGCCAAGATTGTGCGAAACGTTCGTCAGGGCAAGCAGTTCTCCGACTTTTGCATCGTTACGAATCACGGACACCAGCCCGGGAATTGGTGTCAGGAGCCGCCTGATTATGAACAATCGCTTGCGCAAGGGCTGATCGACGCTGGCGCGGACGCATATGTGGGGCATGGGCCGCATCAGTTGCGGGCCATCGAAATCTACAAGAGTCGGCCGATCCTTTATGGGTTGGGCAATTTCATTATCGACGATCTCCGGACGCCGGTCGGGGCTGACATGTATGCTGCTTACGATAAGGACCCACGAACCGACACGGACGCTGAGGTGACGGCGAGTGAGATGACAAGAGGGTACGAGACAGATCCCGGATTTTCAGATCCAGTCTTCTACGAGAGTATAGTGGCGGCCAGCCGATTTGAGCAGAACCAGCTTGTTGAATTGCGGCTGTACCCGATCGAGCTCGATCGCTCTAAGAGGCTTGCCAACCGGGGCGTCCCGCGGCGGGCGCATGGACCGCAGGCAATAGCTATTCTGGAGCGTCTGCAGAAGCTCTCGAAGCCGTTCGGTACGCAGATTGCGATTGTGGACGATGTTGGACTTATAACTGTGCGCGCCAGTTCGCCGCCCTGA
- the tnpB gene encoding IS66 family insertion sequence element accessory protein TnpB — protein sequence MLRGRAGTLIKALWHDGVGLSLYAKRLDGGGFIWPATVDGGITDRSSDGLFAGGDRLAQRATQLYASGQHPGQARRSAAAPQAAAALDCWVAFQFHGSRSATLLTG from the coding sequence GTGTTGCGTGGCCGTGCCGGCACGCTGATCAAGGCGCTATGGCACGACGGGGTCGGGCTGTCGCTCTACGCCAAGCGGCTGGACGGCGGCGGCTTCATTTGGCCGGCGACGGTGGACGGGGGTATCACTGACCGCAGCTCAGATGGGCTATTTGCTGGAGGCGATCGACTGGCGCAACGCGCAACACAGTTGTACGCATCCGGCCAGCACCCCGGGCAGGCGCGCCGGTCTGCCGCGGCGCCTCAGGCCGCAGCCGCTTTGGACTGTTGGGTCGCCTTTCAATTCCACGGGAGCAGGTCGGCGACTCTATTGACGGGGTGA
- the tnpC gene encoding IS66 family transposase, whose amino-acid sequence MGDGPQKLPEDIEALQAALLATRAELASVRAQQSDDHALIAHLKLQIEKLNRDRYGPRSERTARLLDQLELTLEELEASATEDELAAEMAAAKTTKVASFTRKRPSRQPFPDHLPRERVLVPGPVACACCGGARLSKLGEDITETLEVIPKSWKVIQHVREKFSCRDCEKISQSPAPFHVIDRGWAGPSLLAMVLFDKFGQHQPLNRQAERYGKEGVPISLSTLADQVGGCTVALTPLFRHLEAHVLSAERLHGDDTTVPVLAKGKTDTGRIWVYVRDDKPFGGQAPPGAVFYYSRDRAGEHPQAHLAGYNGIFQADAYGGYGKLYDPSRNVGPILEAACWVHARRPFFVMADLAENARRKVQGKKPAVISPLALEAVRRIDALFEIERGINGETPERRRAVRQELSAPLMADLKVWMREQRAKLSRRNDVAKAMDYMLKRWDAFTRFLDDGRICLSNNAAERALRGIALGRKSWLFCGSDRGGDRAAMMYSLIVTAKMNDVDPQAWLADVLARIAAHPVQRLDELLPWNWRDRNKQVNQAA is encoded by the coding sequence ATGGGTGACGGTCCCCAGAAGCTGCCGGAAGACATTGAGGCGCTGCAAGCGGCGTTGCTGGCGACGCGCGCCGAACTCGCCAGCGTTCGCGCCCAGCAGTCCGACGACCATGCTCTGATCGCTCACCTGAAGCTGCAGATCGAAAAGCTGAACCGTGATCGTTATGGCCCTCGCTCGGAGCGTACCGCAAGGCTGCTGGATCAGCTCGAACTGACGCTGGAGGAGCTCGAGGCCTCAGCGACTGAGGACGAACTCGCTGCCGAAATGGCCGCGGCCAAGACGACGAAGGTGGCCTCGTTCACGCGCAAGAGGCCGTCGCGCCAGCCGTTCCCGGACCATCTGCCTCGCGAGCGGGTGCTCGTGCCGGGACCTGTGGCGTGCGCCTGCTGCGGCGGAGCGAGGTTGTCCAAGCTCGGGGAGGACATCACCGAGACGCTGGAGGTGATCCCGAAGTCCTGGAAGGTGATCCAGCACGTCCGGGAGAAGTTCAGCTGCCGTGATTGCGAGAAGATCAGCCAGTCCCCGGCGCCGTTCCACGTCATCGACCGTGGTTGGGCCGGCCCCAGCTTACTGGCGATGGTGCTGTTCGATAAGTTCGGCCAGCACCAGCCGCTGAACCGTCAGGCCGAACGCTATGGCAAGGAAGGCGTGCCGATCAGCCTGTCGACCCTCGCCGACCAGGTTGGTGGCTGCACTGTTGCGCTGACGCCCTTGTTCCGGCACCTCGAGGCCCATGTGCTGAGTGCCGAGCGATTGCACGGGGATGACACGACGGTGCCGGTCCTGGCCAAAGGCAAGACCGACACCGGCCGCATCTGGGTCTATGTACGCGACGACAAGCCTTTTGGCGGGCAGGCCCCGCCGGGAGCAGTGTTTTATTACTCGCGCGATCGCGCGGGCGAGCATCCCCAGGCCCATCTGGCCGGCTACAACGGCATCTTCCAGGCCGATGCCTATGGCGGCTATGGCAAGCTTTACGACCCGAGCCGCAACGTAGGTCCGATCCTGGAAGCGGCGTGTTGGGTCCATGCCCGACGACCGTTCTTCGTGATGGCTGATCTGGCGGAGAATGCGCGCCGCAAGGTACAAGGCAAAAAGCCAGCGGTGATCTCGCCTCTGGCACTGGAAGCAGTCCGTCGGATCGACGCCTTGTTCGAGATCGAGCGAGGCATCAACGGCGAGACGCCCGAACGGCGCCGGGCCGTCCGCCAGGAGCTGAGCGCGCCGCTGATGGCCGATCTGAAAGTCTGGATGCGTGAACAACGCGCCAAGCTCTCCCGGCGCAACGACGTTGCCAAGGCGATGGACTACATGCTCAAGCGCTGGGATGCGTTTACCCGCTTCCTCGACGATGGCCGCATCTGCCTGTCGAACAACGCCGCCGAGCGAGCCCTGCGCGGCATCGCCCTGGGGCGGAAGTCTTGGCTGTTCTGTGGCTCCGACCGCGGCGGCGACCGTGCCGCGATGATGTACAGCCTGATCGTCACAGCCAAAATGAACGACGTGGATCCACAAGCTTGGCTCGCCGACGTCCTGGCACGCATCGCTGCACATCCCGTACAACGGCTCGACGAACTTTTGCCCTGGAATTGGCGCGACCGAAATAAGCAAGTCAACCAAGCAGCCTGA
- the tnpB gene encoding IS66 family insertion sequence element accessory protein TnpB (TnpB, as the term is used for proteins encoded by IS66 family insertion elements, is considered an accessory protein, since TnpC, encoded by a neighboring gene, is a DDE family transposase.), which produces MIPIPSGVRVWIATGHTDMRRGMQSLALAVQESLKRDPHAGDLYIFRGRRGDLVKILWHDGLGMSLYAKRLDRGKFISYGLCQLF; this is translated from the coding sequence ATGATCCCGATCCCGAGCGGCGTCAGGGTCTGGATCGCCACCGGCCACACCGACATGCGCCGCGGGATGCAAAGCCTGGCGCTTGCGGTCCAGGAGAGCCTGAAGCGCGATCCTCATGCCGGCGATCTCTACATCTTCCGGGGTCGCCGCGGCGATCTGGTCAAGATTCTCTGGCATGACGGGCTGGGCATGTCGCTCTACGCCAAGCGCCTGGATCGCGGCAAGTTCATCTCCTATGGCCTTTGTCAACTGTTTTGA
- the tnpA gene encoding IS66-like element accessory protein TnpA, with translation MTDHMPMPKVSRLEVVSTGARRRWTLEEKRRIVTESYDGPRLVSVTARRNGLSTSQLFTWRRLAREGKLIGDAAPVLVPVEITPAAAPISSGAPQPVSSPPAQRARAGIIEIELGGGCRVRVDRDVDREALQRVLELLRRR, from the coding sequence ATGACTGACCATATGCCTATGCCGAAGGTTTCCCGACTTGAAGTCGTCTCGACGGGCGCTCGACGCCGTTGGACACTGGAAGAAAAGCGGCGGATCGTCACCGAGAGCTATGACGGGCCACGTCTGGTGTCGGTGACGGCACGACGTAACGGGCTGTCGACAAGCCAATTGTTCACGTGGCGCCGGTTGGCGCGCGAAGGCAAGTTGATCGGGGATGCCGCGCCGGTGCTTGTTCCGGTTGAGATCACGCCTGCGGCGGCTCCGATCTCGAGTGGCGCGCCACAACCGGTGTCTTCACCGCCTGCGCAACGTGCAAGGGCCGGCATTATCGAGATCGAGCTTGGCGGCGGCTGTCGCGTGCGGGTTGACCGGGACGTGGACAGGGAGGCGCTGCAGCGGGTTCTTGAGCTTTTGAGACGGCGATGA
- a CDS encoding Dabb family protein has product MEGTYSLVYGEFDNETELAAYQAHELYQESIRLMRPLRELRFVADYSVSTKSVPA; this is encoded by the coding sequence GTGGAGGGGACATACAGTCTAGTCTATGGTGAGTTCGACAACGAGACAGAACTCGCAGCCTACCAGGCGCATGAGCTTTACCAGGAGTCGATCAGGCTAATGCGACCGCTCCGAGAACTAAGGTTTGTGGCAGACTACTCTGTGTCAACCAAATCGGTGCCCGCCTGA
- a CDS encoding Crp/Fnr family transcriptional regulator translates to MTSDVSSAVDISDSSADFAFVRPGGTQATNRRFNAMRSNTRFFVKNAILAALSLQDLAAIGEFFQPVVLRERMLLQEPKRNLDHVYFVESGLVSLRIVAAGCILETATIGSRGAVGAAVLLGGHVSTYQTVVLIPGSAHRIRVADLYRLMDKRPKIREHLLRYVQALSLHCAQTGLCGVRHDREKRLASWLCLASDAVEAHVLPVTHEYLSCVLGLRRAGVTETLNRFEEQRLIRKTRGVLQIGERRGLEQKACGCYGLISGAYAATDSATSHFD, encoded by the coding sequence ATGACCAGTGACGTATCGAGCGCCGTCGATATTTCTGACAGCTCCGCAGATTTCGCTTTTGTGCGGCCTGGCGGCACGCAGGCCACGAACCGCCGCTTCAATGCCATGCGTTCGAATACGCGGTTCTTTGTCAAGAACGCGATCTTGGCGGCGCTTTCATTGCAAGACCTCGCGGCTATAGGAGAGTTCTTCCAGCCGGTCGTACTCAGAGAGCGTATGCTTCTGCAAGAGCCGAAAAGGAATCTTGATCACGTCTATTTCGTAGAATCGGGTCTCGTGTCGTTGAGGATTGTTGCGGCAGGATGCATCCTTGAGACCGCCACAATAGGCAGTCGGGGGGCAGTCGGAGCTGCCGTGCTATTAGGGGGACACGTTTCGACTTATCAGACGGTCGTACTGATTCCGGGAAGCGCGCACAGGATCCGCGTCGCGGACTTGTATCGCTTGATGGACAAGCGCCCTAAAATCCGAGAACACCTACTTCGGTATGTTCAAGCGCTGAGCCTGCATTGTGCTCAGACAGGGCTATGCGGGGTCCGACATGATCGCGAAAAGCGGCTTGCATCCTGGCTCTGTCTGGCGAGCGATGCTGTGGAAGCTCATGTTCTTCCAGTCACCCATGAATATCTCTCTTGCGTCTTGGGCCTGCGCCGCGCTGGAGTAACGGAGACGTTAAACCGCTTTGAAGAACAACGTTTAATTCGTAAAACACGAGGCGTGCTACAAATTGGAGAGCGCCGCGGCCTGGAACAAAAGGCATGCGGTTGTTACGGACTCATTTCCGGGGCGTATGCTGCAACCGATTCTGCAACTTCACATTTCGACTAG
- a CDS encoding transposase, with protein MRGAAATTARSAATTCSRSLKEIDAQVPEGLDVHIVMDNYATHKTPRIKAWLARRPHYHVHFTPTSASWINQVERWFAELTRKQIQRGVHTPVRQLEADIRTFIDLHNNNPKPFKWTKSADQILASVKRFCHKAQ; from the coding sequence ATGCGAGGGGCTGCCGCGACGACAGCACGATCAGCCGCGACTACGTGCTCCAGATCGTTGAAAGAGATCGATGCTCAAGTTCCTGAAGGCCTCGATGTCCATATCGTCATGGACAACTACGCCACTCACAAGACACCCAGGATCAAAGCGTGGCTCGCCCGTCGGCCGCATTATCATGTCCACTTCACGCCGACTTCTGCGTCATGGATCAATCAGGTCGAGCGTTGGTTCGCTGAACTCACCAGAAAGCAGATCCAGCGAGGTGTTCATACCCCCGTCAGGCAGCTCGAGGCCGACATCCGTACCTTCATCGACCTGCACAACAACAACCCGAAGCCCTTCAAATGGACCAAGTCCGCTGACCAGATTTTGGCTTCCGTCAAACGCTTCTGCCACAAAGCCCAGTAG
- a CDS encoding IS630 family transposase — MANAGERGRPIAPLVLSPPERAYLERQVRRHRVARSLSERCRAILRCADGLPSKSVAVELGLHEHTVGKWRRRFLKDRCDGLLDEARPGRPRTINDDQVAEVIERTLRTTPPDATHWSIRSMAAETGFSHTTIRRMWTAFGLQPHRSQTFKLSSDPLFVDKVRDIVGLYLSPPNRALVLSVDEKSQIQALDREQPVLPMMPGVPERRTHSYVRHGTTSLFAALDVASGFVIGKCYKRHRAVEFLKFLKEIDAQVPEGIDVHIVMDNYATHKTPKIKAWLARRPHYHVHFTPTSASWINQVERWFAELTRKQIQRGVHTSVRQLEADIRTFIDLHNKNPKPFKWTKSADQILASVKRFCHKAQQTLCGEL; from the coding sequence GTGGCGAATGCAGGTGAGCGAGGCCGGCCGATCGCGCCGTTGGTGCTTAGTCCGCCGGAGCGGGCGTACTTGGAGAGACAAGTTCGTCGTCATCGCGTTGCCCGATCGCTATCTGAGCGCTGCCGCGCGATCCTGCGGTGTGCGGATGGCTTGCCAAGCAAGTCTGTGGCTGTCGAACTCGGCCTCCACGAACACACCGTCGGCAAGTGGCGCCGCCGATTTTTGAAGGATCGCTGTGATGGCCTGCTTGACGAGGCCCGCCCGGGCCGCCCTCGAACCATCAACGACGATCAGGTTGCTGAGGTAATTGAGCGGACATTGCGTACAACGCCACCCGACGCGACGCACTGGTCGATCCGCTCAATGGCTGCGGAAACTGGCTTTTCCCACACCACGATCCGCCGAATGTGGACGGCGTTCGGCCTGCAGCCGCACCGCAGCCAGACATTCAAGCTGTCGAGCGACCCGCTGTTCGTCGACAAGGTCCGCGATATCGTCGGCCTTTACCTTTCCCCACCGAACCGAGCCCTTGTCCTCAGTGTCGATGAGAAAAGCCAGATCCAGGCCCTGGATCGCGAGCAGCCGGTCCTGCCGATGATGCCGGGCGTACCGGAACGGCGCACGCACAGCTATGTGCGGCATGGTACGACCTCGCTGTTTGCCGCGCTCGATGTCGCCTCTGGATTCGTCATCGGCAAATGCTACAAGCGCCACCGGGCAGTCGAGTTCTTGAAGTTCCTCAAAGAGATCGACGCTCAAGTCCCTGAAGGGATCGATGTCCATATCGTCATGGACAACTACGCCACTCACAAAACACCCAAGATCAAAGCGTGGCTCGCCCGTCGGCCGCATTATCATGTCCACTTCACGCCGACTTCCGCGTCATGGATCAATCAGGTCGAACGCTGGTTCGCTGAGCTCACCCGAAAGCAGATCCAGCGAGGTGTTCACACCTCCGTCAGGCAGCTCGAGGCCGACATCCGTACCTTCATCGACCTGCACAACAAAAATCCCAAGCCCTTCAAATGGACCAAGTCCGCAGACCAGATTTTGGCTTCCGTCAAACGCTTCTGCCACAAAGCCCAGCAGACTTTATGTGGCGAACTTTAG
- a CDS encoding porin, with protein MKMVKSLLLGSAAGLIAAGGAQAADLPVKAKAIEYVKICSLYGAGFYYIPGTDTCIKLGGYLRADTLLATSSDFNAATGGVAGARNRLSNYYTTRARQDLQIDTRTATEYGVVRTFAELTFTWTSGTYSGAGTTAVNGATAYTSSVGSAVAGGALGVYYAFIQFAGLTFGKAESQFRTPWAEYPANNFELPGSAGWDPVNQVTYTADFGQGITASFSAQDQVANYTTNLWNVSGATAAGIATGSYGANDIGGSRAPDLVARVRVDQAWGLFQASFAAHDNHAAYYGASEVTGHPGDKWGWAGQLALSIKNIPTGAGDTINVTGVYTNGASAYNFHDYLPSTYAMYGGTGLAGAYQSLGFGGVSDTVFVTGAGQELTTTYGFNGGYTHNWDPYWNTSIFGAWAAVRYNNTAKGYICGAVVATVALSSGLAGCNPDFNYAVVGTKTSWTPVRNLTFTGELAYMMLDQKYASGSTVTLPLQSGIAKPAAPYELKDHNSLVLLLRAQRNF; from the coding sequence ATGAAGATGGTGAAGAGCCTTTTGCTCGGTTCGGCGGCGGGATTGATTGCTGCAGGCGGAGCACAGGCGGCCGATCTGCCCGTTAAGGCCAAAGCGATCGAATACGTGAAGATCTGCTCGCTTTATGGAGCTGGATTCTACTATATCCCAGGCACGGACACATGCATCAAGCTGGGTGGTTATCTGCGCGCCGATACTCTGCTGGCCACAAGCTCTGACTTTAACGCTGCCACCGGTGGCGTGGCTGGTGCCCGGAACCGGCTGAGCAATTACTACACGACCCGGGCTCGCCAAGATTTGCAGATCGATACGCGCACCGCGACCGAATACGGCGTGGTCCGGACGTTCGCCGAGCTCACGTTCACTTGGACCAGCGGCACTTATAGCGGTGCAGGAACGACCGCCGTAAATGGCGCGACGGCTTACACGTCGTCGGTCGGTTCTGCGGTCGCCGGTGGAGCACTTGGTGTCTACTACGCCTTCATCCAATTCGCCGGGCTCACATTTGGTAAGGCGGAGTCGCAGTTCAGGACCCCCTGGGCAGAATATCCCGCAAACAATTTCGAACTGCCGGGAAGCGCCGGATGGGATCCTGTGAATCAGGTCACTTATACCGCTGATTTTGGTCAAGGAATCACAGCTTCTTTCTCTGCCCAAGATCAGGTCGCAAACTACACGACCAACCTCTGGAACGTGAGTGGCGCGACCGCAGCAGGAATTGCCACGGGTTCGTATGGTGCCAACGATATCGGCGGTTCGCGAGCGCCAGACCTCGTGGCCAGGGTCCGTGTTGACCAAGCTTGGGGACTCTTCCAGGCGTCGTTCGCCGCGCACGACAACCATGCGGCATATTATGGCGCGTCCGAAGTCACCGGCCATCCGGGGGACAAATGGGGCTGGGCTGGACAATTGGCCTTGTCGATCAAAAATATCCCGACCGGCGCGGGTGACACGATCAATGTGACCGGCGTATATACGAACGGCGCGAGCGCGTACAACTTCCACGATTATCTGCCCTCGACCTACGCGATGTACGGCGGTACCGGCCTAGCTGGTGCATATCAAAGCCTTGGGTTTGGTGGTGTGTCGGACACAGTGTTCGTCACGGGCGCTGGCCAGGAGCTGACCACGACTTACGGCTTCAACGGTGGATATACCCACAATTGGGATCCATACTGGAATACGTCGATCTTCGGCGCATGGGCTGCCGTCCGGTACAACAACACGGCCAAGGGGTACATCTGCGGCGCGGTCGTCGCAACTGTCGCTCTCTCGAGCGGTCTTGCCGGTTGCAATCCTGACTTCAACTACGCGGTTGTCGGCACGAAGACGTCCTGGACTCCGGTCAGAAACCTGACCTTCACGGGCGAACTCGCGTATATGATGCTCGATCAAAAATATGCAAGCGGAAGCACTGTGACGCTCCCGCTGCAATCGGGGATCGCAAAGCCTGCTGCTCCCTACGAGCTGAAGGACCATAACAGCCTCGTGCTGCTGCTCCGCGCTCAGCGCAACTTCTAA
- a CDS encoding chorismate-binding protein translates to MLVDLLLNDLSRVCPAHSVDVPMLCNHVSYVSVHHFVWIVTGELAQIMTPSVFFELAFLSALSTARQRCDSWKVNVARGIYCGSSVSVAGWTQALRSALQRSTANDLYFRQLAV, encoded by the coding sequence ATGCTCGTGGATCTCCTGCTGAACGACCTATCGCGCGTCTGCCCCGCGCATTCGGTCGATGTTCCCATGCTGTGCAATCATGTATCTTATGTCTCGGTGCACCACTTTGTGTGGATTGTTACGGGCGAACTTGCACAGATCATGACGCCATCAGTCTTCTTCGAGCTTGCTTTCCTGTCGGCTCTATCAACGGCGCGCCAAAGGTGCGATTCATGGAAAGTGAACGTCGCTCGTGGAATCTATTGCGGATCATCCGTTTCAGTGGCTGGATGGACACAAGCATTGCGATCCGCACTGCAACGATCGACGGCAAACGACCTGTATTTCAGGCAGTTAGCAGTATAA
- the tnpA gene encoding IS66-like element accessory protein TnpA produces the protein MRVEVLGGLERRRRWSQDDKARIVEETWVPGAKVTEVARRNGVAASLVFTWRRQARTSEQVVPSFAPVQIVATGVEETPKLLPAGDGRVRSVASARTGLIEIDLRNRRRIRVDAHVDPEALARVLEVLERR, from the coding sequence ATGCGGGTCGAGGTTTTGGGCGGGCTGGAGCGGCGGCGGCGCTGGTCGCAGGACGACAAGGCGCGGATTGTCGAGGAGACGTGGGTGCCGGGCGCGAAGGTGACTGAGGTTGCGCGCCGCAACGGAGTCGCGGCCAGCCTGGTGTTTACCTGGCGTCGACAAGCACGGACATCTGAGCAGGTTGTGCCATCTTTTGCGCCGGTGCAGATCGTCGCTACGGGGGTGGAGGAAACTCCGAAGCTTTTGCCTGCGGGTGACGGCCGGGTGCGCTCCGTAGCGTCCGCGCGTACTGGATTGATCGAGATCGATCTTCGCAACCGGCGACGCATCCGGGTGGATGCGCACGTCGACCCGGAGGCGCTGGCGCGGGTCCTCGAGGTGCTTGAGCGCCGATGA
- the tnpB gene encoding IS66 family insertion sequence element accessory protein TnpB (TnpB, as the term is used for proteins encoded by IS66 family insertion elements, is considered an accessory protein, since TnpC, encoded by a neighboring gene, is a DDE family transposase.), giving the protein MIAIPGNVRVWLATGHTDMRRGFPSLARLVQESLKRDPHAGDLYVFRGRRGDLIKIIWHDGQGACLFTKRLERGRFLWPSLADGVVTISVAQLSYLLSGIDWRMPQATWRLQASG; this is encoded by the coding sequence ATGATCGCCATACCGGGTAATGTGCGGGTGTGGCTTGCGACCGGCCATACTGATATGCGCCGAGGCTTCCCGAGCCTTGCGCGCCTGGTTCAGGAGAGCTTGAAGCGTGATCCGCACGCTGGTGATCTTTACGTTTTTAGGGGCCGCCGCGGCGACCTGATCAAGATCATTTGGCATGATGGCCAGGGCGCATGTCTGTTCACGAAGCGGTTGGAGCGCGGCCGCTTTTTGTGGCCATCGCTGGCGGACGGCGTTGTGACGATCAGCGTTGCGCAACTATCCTATCTCCTGTCCGGAATTGACTGGCGAATGCCGCAGGCAACCTGGCGTCTGCAGGCTTCCGGTTAA
- the tnpA gene encoding IS66-like element accessory protein TnpA: MDSNKFSAQIERFEVVETGRRRRWTDDEKLKIVLESLQAPRAVSSTARRYGISRSLLLTWRRSFGTRTSNTEQPQPAFVPAMVMPDQPPAPPVTLAGPASGRMEIVVGKACRVIVDAGVDMTALSRVLDLLERR; the protein is encoded by the coding sequence ATGGACAGCAATAAGTTCAGTGCTCAGATTGAACGGTTCGAGGTTGTCGAGACTGGCCGTCGCCGTCGCTGGACCGATGATGAGAAACTCAAGATCGTTCTGGAGAGTTTGCAGGCCCCGCGCGCGGTCTCGTCGACAGCACGACGATACGGCATCTCGCGCTCGCTCCTGTTGACTTGGCGACGATCGTTTGGGACGCGGACGAGCAATACTGAACAACCTCAGCCAGCGTTTGTGCCAGCGATGGTGATGCCGGACCAACCGCCGGCGCCGCCAGTAACTTTAGCGGGGCCAGCGAGCGGACGCATGGAGATTGTCGTCGGCAAGGCCTGTCGGGTGATCGTGGACGCCGGCGTTGATATGACCGCGTTGTCTCGCGTATTGGATCTGCTGGAGCGGCGATGA
- the tnpB gene encoding IS66 family insertion sequence element accessory protein TnpB (TnpB, as the term is used for proteins encoded by IS66 family insertion elements, is considered an accessory protein, since TnpC, encoded by a neighboring gene, is a DDE family transposase.), with amino-acid sequence MIPIAAGARIWIATGHTDMRKGMQGLALLVQEGLGRDPFAGDVFVFRGRAGTLIKALWHDGIGPSLYAKRLDRGKFISYGLCQLF; translated from the coding sequence ATGATTCCGATCGCGGCAGGGGCGAGGATCTGGATCGCAACCGGTCACACTGACATGCGCAAAGGCATGCAGGGTCTGGCATTGCTGGTGCAGGAGGGGCTGGGGCGGGATCCTTTTGCCGGCGACGTCTTTGTGTTCCGTGGTCGTGCTGGCACCCTGATCAAAGCCCTTTGGCACGACGGGATCGGGCCGTCGCTCTACGCCAAGCGCCTGGATCGCGGCAAGTTCATCTCCTATGGCCTTTGTCAACTGTTTTGA